The Rhinoderma darwinii isolate aRhiDar2 chromosome 11, aRhiDar2.hap1, whole genome shotgun sequence genome window below encodes:
- the LOC142663419 gene encoding uncharacterized protein LOC142663419 isoform X2 yields the protein MEEWEYLEDHKDLYKEIIKEGAEALASEVPADKSHLRTTPDGNNNGKCEKDGQNQSHQNTCKLIGSKALDFSPHAKPTTTNFTIETSPEPRESKSVLTESETPVSAQPPVSEYFPSQIKEELISSEDRHYEVSCVFIPAEQKDENRECLYITEDGKTHTDDNKLTIMTCRDCGDRFTVESDDTCFARLQTYRCRKCSDRDSGTDVREVLTVAISELPRTSNLVYEDYEKGKVNCKKNFASRKHPDNKKINRKKKARYYTKWGGHSEDDAPLDNYNMVEEDLFICSHCGKCFNHQASLELHQKSHVVEKASFISQSDKYLRNIALLKSHQLFRTSGKPYNCSECGKSFKRSLSLVKHMQSHTGGKTTFTCPDCGQNFTQRSAYITHYKVHRDGKLHFCFECGKSFRTKADLTTHQRIHMGETPFPCPECGESFTRRANLVRHQRIHTGEKPFSCPDCGKSFTRKLGLMKHQKIHSEESVYKRGYRKNAFSMYRVIV from the exons atggaggagtgggagtatctagaagaccacaaggatctgtacaaggaaaTTATCAAGGAGGGTGCAGAGGCCTTGGCATCAGAGG TTCCTGCAGACAAATCTCATCTTCGTACTACACCTGATGGAAATAACAATGGCAAATGTGAGAAGGACGGACAGAATCAGAGTCACCAAAACACATGCAAGCTTATTGGAAGCAAGGCATTGGACTTCTCACCTCACGCTAAACCAACCACAACCAATTTCACGATTGAAACCAGCCCCGAACCGAGAGAATCTAAATCTGTCCTTACGGAGTCGGAAACCCCTGTATCTGCTCAACCTCCGGTGTCAGAATATTTTCCTTCCCAGATTAAAGAAGAGTTGATTTCTAGTGAAGATAGGCACTACGAAGTCTCCTGTGTTTTTATTCCGGCAGAACAGAAAGACGAGAACCGTGAATGTTTATATATAACAGAAGACGGCAAAACGCACACCGACGATAATAAACTGACCATAATGACTTGTAGGGACTGTGGCGACCGCTTTACCGTTGAGTCAGACGACACTTGTTTTGCCAGACTACAGACCTACAGGTGTCGTAAGTGTTCCGACAGAGACTCGGGGACCGATGTCAGGGAAGTATTAACAGTGGCCATCTCCGAGTTACCGAGAACTTCTAACCTAGTGTATGAAGACTATGAGAAAGGAAAGGTCAATTGTAAGAAAAATTTTGCAAGTCGAAAACATCCTGACAATAAAAAGATTAATAGGAAAAAGAAAGCCCGTTATTACACTAAATGGGGAGGTCATTCGGAGGATGATGCGCCTCTCGATAACTATAATATGGTAGAAGAGGACTTGTTTATCTGCTCTCATTGCGGCAAATGCTTCAACCATCAGGCAAGTTTGGAGCTCCACCAGAAGTCTCACGTGGTGGAGAAGGCGTCCTTCATCTCTCAGAGTGACAAGTATCTCAGAAACATAGCTCTTCTGAAGTCCCATCAACTATTTCGCACTAGTGGAAAACCATATAATTGTTCCGAATGTGGGAAAAGTTTCAAACGCAGTCTAAGTCTGGTGAAACACATGCAGTCACACACAGGAGGAAAAACAACATTCACTTGCCCCGATTGTGGACAGAACTTTACCCAACGGTCAGCCTACATCACCCATTATAAGGTCCACAGAGATGGCAAACTTCATTTTTGCTTTGAATGTGGAAAGAGCTTCCGGACCAAGGCCGACCTCACCACTCATCAGCGGATTCACATGGGAGAGACTCCATTCCCTTGTCCTGAATGCGGTGAGAGTTTCACGAGACGTGCAAACCTGGTGAGACACCAGCGGATTCATACAGGAGAAAAGCCGTTTTCATGCCCCGACTGTGGAAAAAGCTTCACACGAAAGTTGGGACTTATGAAACATCAAAAAATCCATTCAGAAGAAAGCGTATATAAAAGAGGTTATAGGAAAAACGCCTTCTCCATGTACCGTGTGATAGTGTAA
- the LOC142663419 gene encoding uncharacterized protein LOC142663419 isoform X1 encodes MEKDRSHMTERILSLTLEIIYLLTGQDYVPARKSCEDVTDSSHPSVLGKFSQTRSPVIELPHPPLIEEFNNELKILDLTHKIIELLTGEVPIRCQDVAVYFSMEEWEYLEDHKDLYKEIIKEGAEALASEVPADKSHLRTTPDGNNNGKCEKDGQNQSHQNTCKLIGSKALDFSPHAKPTTTNFTIETSPEPRESKSVLTESETPVSAQPPVSEYFPSQIKEELISSEDRHYEVSCVFIPAEQKDENRECLYITEDGKTHTDDNKLTIMTCRDCGDRFTVESDDTCFARLQTYRCRKCSDRDSGTDVREVLTVAISELPRTSNLVYEDYEKGKVNCKKNFASRKHPDNKKINRKKKARYYTKWGGHSEDDAPLDNYNMVEEDLFICSHCGKCFNHQASLELHQKSHVVEKASFISQSDKYLRNIALLKSHQLFRTSGKPYNCSECGKSFKRSLSLVKHMQSHTGGKTTFTCPDCGQNFTQRSAYITHYKVHRDGKLHFCFECGKSFRTKADLTTHQRIHMGETPFPCPECGESFTRRANLVRHQRIHTGEKPFSCPDCGKSFTRKLGLMKHQKIHSEESVYKRGYRKNAFSMYRVIV; translated from the exons ATGGAGAAGGACAGGAGTCACATGACGGAGCGGATCCTGAGCctgaccttggagatcatctatctGCTGACTGGACAG GATTACGTTCCTGCAAGGAAGTCTTGTGAGGATGTCACAGACAGCAGTCATCCCTCTGTTTTAGGGAAGTTCAGCCAAACCCGGAGTCCCGTCATTGAGCTTCCCCATCCCCCTCTGATAGAGGAGTTCAACAACGAGCTGAAGATCCTGGACCTCACCCACAAGATCATCGAGCTGCTGACGGGGGAG gttcctataagatgtcaggatgtcgccgtctatttctccatggaggagtgggagtatctagaagaccacaaggatctgtacaaggaaaTTATCAAGGAGGGTGCAGAGGCCTTGGCATCAGAGG TTCCTGCAGACAAATCTCATCTTCGTACTACACCTGATGGAAATAACAATGGCAAATGTGAGAAGGACGGACAGAATCAGAGTCACCAAAACACATGCAAGCTTATTGGAAGCAAGGCATTGGACTTCTCACCTCACGCTAAACCAACCACAACCAATTTCACGATTGAAACCAGCCCCGAACCGAGAGAATCTAAATCTGTCCTTACGGAGTCGGAAACCCCTGTATCTGCTCAACCTCCGGTGTCAGAATATTTTCCTTCCCAGATTAAAGAAGAGTTGATTTCTAGTGAAGATAGGCACTACGAAGTCTCCTGTGTTTTTATTCCGGCAGAACAGAAAGACGAGAACCGTGAATGTTTATATATAACAGAAGACGGCAAAACGCACACCGACGATAATAAACTGACCATAATGACTTGTAGGGACTGTGGCGACCGCTTTACCGTTGAGTCAGACGACACTTGTTTTGCCAGACTACAGACCTACAGGTGTCGTAAGTGTTCCGACAGAGACTCGGGGACCGATGTCAGGGAAGTATTAACAGTGGCCATCTCCGAGTTACCGAGAACTTCTAACCTAGTGTATGAAGACTATGAGAAAGGAAAGGTCAATTGTAAGAAAAATTTTGCAAGTCGAAAACATCCTGACAATAAAAAGATTAATAGGAAAAAGAAAGCCCGTTATTACACTAAATGGGGAGGTCATTCGGAGGATGATGCGCCTCTCGATAACTATAATATGGTAGAAGAGGACTTGTTTATCTGCTCTCATTGCGGCAAATGCTTCAACCATCAGGCAAGTTTGGAGCTCCACCAGAAGTCTCACGTGGTGGAGAAGGCGTCCTTCATCTCTCAGAGTGACAAGTATCTCAGAAACATAGCTCTTCTGAAGTCCCATCAACTATTTCGCACTAGTGGAAAACCATATAATTGTTCCGAATGTGGGAAAAGTTTCAAACGCAGTCTAAGTCTGGTGAAACACATGCAGTCACACACAGGAGGAAAAACAACATTCACTTGCCCCGATTGTGGACAGAACTTTACCCAACGGTCAGCCTACATCACCCATTATAAGGTCCACAGAGATGGCAAACTTCATTTTTGCTTTGAATGTGGAAAGAGCTTCCGGACCAAGGCCGACCTCACCACTCATCAGCGGATTCACATGGGAGAGACTCCATTCCCTTGTCCTGAATGCGGTGAGAGTTTCACGAGACGTGCAAACCTGGTGAGACACCAGCGGATTCATACAGGAGAAAAGCCGTTTTCATGCCCCGACTGTGGAAAAAGCTTCACACGAAAGTTGGGACTTATGAAACATCAAAAAATCCATTCAGAAGAAAGCGTATATAAAAGAGGTTATAGGAAAAACGCCTTCTCCATGTACCGTGTGATAGTGTAA